The window CATCCTGCGTGAAGGCAACATCGTCTTCACCAACGGCGCCTTCTGCGAAATCATTGGCACGGACTTCACGGGCCTCATGGGCAAGCCCCTGGCAGACCTGGTCATACCCGAGGACCGGGACCGGGTGGCCCGCCATTGCGTGGACAAGCTCTACACCCCGGAGCTCCCGAACCGCATCGAGTTCTCCATCTCCCGGCCTGGAGAGGACGCCACCGTGGAAATGAAGCTGACGGTCATCGACTGCGGCGGCGCACCGGCCATCCTGGCAGCCATCACCGACATCACCGAGCGCCGCAGGACCCGCATCGAACTGCAGCGCGTCAAGGACCGCCTGGAAAGCATCCTGCACGCCATGAACGACGTGGTGGTCTCCCTTTCGCCTACGGACCATTCCATCCTGGCCATCAACCCCGCGGCCGAAGCGCTCTACGGAATCCCCCGCCGCGCCTTCAACGCCGGGGCCACGCAACTCATGCACTTCGTGCACCCCGAAGACAGGGCGCAGGTCCGCAACTTCTACAACTCCATGGAGGACGACGAGTTCGGCGAGATGCAGTACCGCATCATCAGCACCAACGGCCGCATCAAGTGGGTCCACGACGAGGCCCACCTGGTCTACTGCACGGCCCGCTCGGTGCGGCGCATCGACCACGTCATCCGCGACATCACCGACCAGAAAGAGGCCCTGGACGCCCTGAAACGCAGCGAGGAAAAATACCGGGATTTCTTCCAAGGCACCAAGGACATGGCCTATTCCGTGACGCCCGAAGGGAATTTCCTCGACATCAACGACGCCGGCGTCCAGATGCTCGGTTTCGCCTGCCGTGAGGAGGCCCTGGCCGCGAACCTCAAGGACTTCTACGAGGACCTGTCCGAGCGGGCCGGCCTCCTGGCCCAGATCAACGAACAGGGCTTCGTCGCGGACCGGCATGTCCGCTTCCGCCTCAAGGACGGCCGCGCCGTCGAAGTGGCCATCACGGCCCGGGCCAAGACCGACGATTCCGGATACCTGGTGTCCTACGAGGGCATCGTGCACAACATCACCCAGGCCATGGAGGACCAGCGCAACCGGGTGCTGCGCAACGCCGCCGGGGGCATGTGCCACTATCTGAACACCCACCTCATGCATATCGTCAACGCCAAGGAAGGCATCCTGGAGGAAATCGAGTCCCTGGAGACCGTCGCGCGCGACACCCTGTCCGAGGGCACCGCCCAGACGTGGGAGGGCGCCTGTGCGGCCCTGCGCGCCTACTGCCAGGGGCTGGAGCAGGCCTACACCAAGATCACGGCCGTGACCAAGGCCTTCAACTCCGCCTTTCTGACCTACCGGGAGGAGGCATACCTGGACAGGGCCATCCTCGACATCTTCAACTCCTGCCTGGGAGACCCCTTGGAATGCGCCACGCCGCCGGAGACCAAACCGGACGCAGGAGGGGGCTCCTGATGCCTGATGGCGGGCCGAACCCTGGACGAGTGTGGTGAGCACATGGCCGTGCTGAACTGGATCGGGCTCGCCCTGCTGGCCGTCCTTGCCCTGGGCGCCGCCGGCCACGCCCTGCTGAACAAGAGCGACTCCCGCTCGGCCCTGGGCTGGGTCGGGGTCTGTCTGACCTTCCCCTTGGCCGGGCCCATTCTGTACATCCTCTTCGGGGTGAACCGCGTGCGCCGCAGCGCCTCGCGCATGCGTCGCGAGATCGACGCCCTTGCGGGCGAAAGGCACTCCCCGTCAGCCCTAAGCTGCGCCGTGGTCAACCCGACCGTCCTGTTCCGGTCGTTTCAGCGTCTGGAGCGTGTGGGCCGCAACGTTCTGGAGACGGAACTGACGGGCGGCAACTGCGTGGAGCCCCTCGTCAACGGCGACGAGGCGTATCCGCTCATGCTCCAGGCCATCGAAACATCCGAACAAAGCGTCTACCTCACGACCTATATCCTCGACACGGACGCCACCGGCCGCGCCTTCATCGACGCCCTGGCGCGGGCCGCGGCCCGCGGGGTCGAGGTGCGCGTCCTCATCGACGGTGTGGGCGAAAAATACTCCTGGCCCCTGGCTTCACGCCTGCTGCGCCAGAAAGGGGTCGCCACGGCCCTGTTCATCCCCCCGGCCCTCATCCCGCCGAACCTGCACATGAACATGCGCAACCACCGCAAAATCCTGGTGGTCGACGGCATTCTGGCCTTCACGGGCGGCATGAACATAAGCCAAAAACACGTGCTGGGGTCCAAGCCCCTCTGGCCGGTGACGGACGTGCACTTCATCGTCCGCGGCCCCGTCGTTTCGCAGTTGCAGGACACGTTCGTCGACGACTGGCTTTTCACCACCCGGGAGCGCATCCACCCGCCCGTGCTGGCCACGGAACCCGCTGGCGACTGCCTCTGCCGGACCGTGATCGACGGGCCGAACCTGCATGAGGACAATCTCAAGACCCTGATCACGGGCATCGTTTCGGCGGCCGAATTCTCGATCAAGATCATGACCCCCTACTTCCTGCCGCCCGGCACGTTCCTGAGCTCCCTGCAATCGGCCAGGCTCAGGGGCGTGAACGTCGAGGTCATCCTGCCGGCCCGCAACAACCTGCCCTTCGTGCACTGGGCCACGAACCACATCCTGGAGGAACTGCTGCGCTCGGGCATCAAGGTGTCCTTTCAGCCGGCCCCCTTCTGCCACACGAAGCTCATGCTCGTGGACGACTGCTACGTGCACCTCGGCTCGGCCAACATGGACAATCGCAGTCTGCGCCTCAATTTCGAACTGACCCTCGAAGTCCTGGACCGGCATCTGACCGAGCGCCTGACCCGGCACTTCGATGCGGTCATGGCCGCAAGCCGCCCCGTGACTCGGCAGGAGCTCCAAGGTCGGCCGCTGCCCGCGCGCCTGCGCGACGCCTTTTTCTGGCTCTTCTCGCCCTACCTCTGACCGGAGACCTCGCGCCCGCAATCGATTTGACTTTGACGGGCCAGCCCCGACACCGTATGCAGAAAGACACCCCATATCAGCCCATGATCACAAGGAGGACCGCCGTGAGCAAGGAATTCACCGTTTCCGCGACCTGCCCCAGCTGCGGGCACCGCACCGAAGCGATTCACACCGAGGACGCCATGCGCGAAGCCTTCGGCAACGACGCGACCATCCGCGTGCTCTGCCCCCACTGCCAGGCGAGCTTTGAAATGCCCATGGGACTGGCCTGCGCCGACTGGGACGACTACTGCAGCGAAATCCCCCTGCCCGCCGACGTCTAGAACCTGAACCAGAGCTGAATCGCATGATCTTCGTCGCCACAAAATGCTCCCAATGCCCCTTCCTGACCCTCGTCGACGGGAAGCGCGCCTGCAACATCGCCTCGCCCGCACAGCGGCCCATACCCGACGGGGACGACCGCCCCGCCTGGTGCGGACTGCGCTCGGGCCAGAAAAACGTCCGGGACTTCGCCGGCGCCCAGACCTTCATGGTCGTGACGGCCTGCGACGAGTGTCCGTTCCTGAGCCTGGTGGAGGGGCGGCGCGTCTGCAATGTCGGCCCGCCGAGCCGGCGTCCCATCCCCGACGAGGACGATCGTCCGTCCTGGTGCAGGATGCGCAAGGAGCAGATAATTGTCAGGGATTTCAAATAGGAAGGCTGCAGGGAGATCCGCTTCTTTCCTGTTGAAGTGTCGCCCCCTATCTGCTAGACAGAGAAACATTGTCGACTTGCAGGGTGAAGACGGTATGTCCAATTGACAAACACCCCCCTTCACCATAGGGAGAGCCTTTGCAAACTCTTTTTCCGGAAGGAAAAATTTTGAGGAACAACATCTAAGGAGGATTTGAGCATGGCAACAATTGAATTCCAGGGTAAATCTTTCGAAATCGACGAAGACGGTTTCCTGCTGAAGTTCGAAGACTGGTCCCCCGAGTGGGTCGAGTACGTCAAGGACAGCGAAGGCATCGCCGAGATCACCGAAGCTCATCAGCAGATCCTGGACTTCCTGCAGGACTACTACAAGAAGAACGGCATCGCCCCGATGGTCCGCATTCTTTCCAAGTCCACCGGCTACAAGCTGAAGCAGATCTACGAACTGTTCCCCTCCGGCCCCGGCAAAGGCGCCTGCAAGATGGCCGGCCTGCCCAAGCCCACCGGCTGCGTGTAGTTCGATCTTTTTCCGAAAAAAAAAACCCTGCTCACGCAGGGTTTTTTTTTGCCGTCCGCGCGGTCCCCTCAGTCGGGAATCCGGCCGTAGATGTCGGCCAGCCTACGCATCCGGCTGGCGAGCGATGCCGTCATCGCCCCGTCCTCCGCCCTCCAGCCCCAGTTCCCTCCGGCCACGCCCGGCATGTTCATGCGCCCCTCCTCGCCCAGTCCTAGATAGTCCTGCATGGGGATGACGCACAGCCTGGCCACGCTGCCCAGCGCCATGCGGATCAGGACGTCCGCCGCCTGGTCCTCGCGCACCTCGCGCCCGGCGTAGGCCGACAGGCGTGCGCGACCAGCCTCGTCCAGCTCCCGGGCGAACCAGCCGCGCGAGGTGTTGTTGTCATGGGTGCCGGTGTAGACCGCGCAATTCGACACGACGTTGTGGGGGATGTAGGCGTTCTTGCCCATGTCCGGGGAGAAGGCGAACTGCAGGATCTTCATGCCCGGGAAACCGAACTCGTCCATGAGTTCCGTCACGTCCGCAGTGATGACGCCGAGATCCTCGGCCAGCAGGGACAGGCCGGGAATGCTGCCGACAAGCTCGGTGAAAAGCCGCCGTCCCGGCCCCGGAATCCAAAGCCCGTTCTCGGCAGTCGGTTCGCAGGCCGGGACCTGCCAGAAGCCGCAGAACCCCCGGAAATGGTCAAGCCGGACCATGTCGAACCGCCGGCTCTCGTGAGCGAGCCGGCTGCGCCACCATCCGAACCCGTCCTTCTCGTGCCGCTCCCAGGCGTAGATGGGGTTGCCCCACATCTGCCCCGTCTCGGAGAAATAGTCCGGCGGAGCGCCCGCACAGAAAACGGGCAGGCCCTGATCATCGAGTTCGAACAACTCGCGGTGCGACCACACGTCGCAGCTGTCGAGGCTGACGTAGATGGGCGTGTCGCCGATGATGGCCACGCCCCTGGACGCCGCGTACTCGTGCAGGTTCCTCCAGTGCAGGGAAAAGAGGAACTGCAGGTACCTTTCCCGCAGAATGTCGTAGCCGAGCCGCTGGCGGGCCCGCTCCAGGTCGGCCGGACGGCGCAGGCGCAAGCCCTCTCCCCAGCGATACCACGGCGCCCCGCCGTGTTCGCGCTTGAGGGCCGTGAACAGACAGTAGTCGTCAAGCCAGAAGGCCTCGGCCCGACAAAATCGTTCGAACACCGCATCGCTCCGCAGGCGGGGAAAGACGTTGTCGAAAACGTGTTCGAGGAGCCTGCTCCGCCAGGACGCGGCCACCGCGTAGTCAACCCGGCCCGTGGGGAACGAGGGCTCCCGGTCCAACTCCGCCTGGCGCAGCAGACCCTGCCGCACGAGCATGTCCGGGCTGATGAACAGCGTGTTGCCCGCGAAAGCCGAATAGCTGCTGTACGGCGAATTGCCGGCGCCGGCGTTGATGGGCGTCAGGGGCAGCATCTGCCACAGGCTCTGGCCCGCGTCGGCCAGAAAATCGACGAAGGCGTGGGCTTGGGGGCCGAAATCCCCCAGACCGTGACGGCACGGCAGGGACGTCACGTGCATGAGCACGCCGCAACGGCGCTGCGCGTTCATGCCCCGCCTCCCTCCGGCAGGAGATAGAGCACGCCCAGAGGCGGCAGCACCAGGTTGAGGGAGTACGGCAGGCCGTGCACCGGGATGGGCTCGGCGCGCACCCGGCCCATGTTGCCCATGCCGCTGCCGCCGTAGAGTTCGCTGTCCGAGTTCAGGGCCTCGCGCCACGGCCCGTCGACGCCCACGCCCACGGCATAGTTTTCGCGCGGAACGGGCGTGAAGTTGCAGACTACGAGCACCGACCGGCCGGACCTGTCGCGACGGAAGAAGCTGAGCACGCTCTGGTCGGAATCGTGGCAGTTCTCCCAGGCGAAGCCGGTCGGGTCGAAATCCAGCTCGTGCAGGGCCGGGCATTCCCGGTACAGCCGATTCAGGTCCCGCACCCAGGCGCGGATGCCGTCATGGGCCGGGAACCGGAGCAGATCCCAGTCCAGGGCCTGGTCGTGGTTCCATTCGCCCCACTGCCCGAACTCCGCGCCCATGAAGAGCAGCTTCTTTCCCGGCAGGCCGTACATGTACCCGAAAAGCGTGCGCAAACCCGCCATCTGCTGCCAGTAGTCCCCCGGCATCTTGGAGATGAGGGACTTCTTCCCGTAGACCACCTCGTCATGGGACAGGGGCAGGACGAAGTTCTCGGCGTAGGCGTACCACAGGGCGAACGTCAGCAGGTTGTGGTGGAATTTGCGGTAGATGGGGTCGAGTTCCATGTAGGCCAGGGAATCGTTCATCCAGCCCATGTTCCACTTCAGGCCAAAGCCCAGCCCCCCGAGATAGACGGGTTTGGAGACCATGGGCCAGGAGGTGGACTCCTCGGCGATAGTCTGCACGTCAGGGAACTCCTCGTAAACCGCCTTGTTCAGTTCGCGCAGCAGTTCGATGGCACCCAGGTTCTCCCGGCCTCCGTGGCGGTTGGGAATCCACTCGCCGTGCTCGCGCGAATAGTCGAGGTAGAGCATGGAGGCCACGCCGTCCACGCGCAGGCCGTCGAGGTGGAACTCCCGCACCCAGTACATGGCGTTGCAGATCAGGAATCCGGCCACCTCGTAGCGGTCGTAGTTGAAGATGGCGCTCTTCCACTCGGGGTGGAAACCCTGGCGCGGGTCGGCGTGCTCGAACAGGGCCGTGCCGTCGAAATTGGCCAGGCCGTGGGCGTCCATGGGGAAGTGTCCCGGCACCCAGTCGAGGATTACGCCGATGCCCTGGCGGTGCAGATGGTCGACGAGATAGCGGAAATCCTGGGGGCACCCGTAGCGGCTGGTCGGCGCGAAATAGCCCGTACTCTGGTAGCCCCAGGAGCCGTAGAAGGGGTGCTCGGCCACGGGCATGATCTCGACATGGGTGAACCCGGCGTCCCTGACGTAATCGGCCAGCTCGTGGGCCATGCGGCGGTAGTTCATGAAGTTGCCGTGCTCGTCGCGCCGCCACGACCCCAGATGCACCTCGTACACGGACCAGGGGCCGTCCAGGGAGTTCTGCCGCCAGCGCGCGGCCATCCACTCCCCGTCCCCCCACTCGTACTGCAGGTCCCAGATGACGGAGGCCGTGGCCGGCGGTTCCTCGCTGAACAGGGCGAAGGGGTCGGCCCGCTCGGCCTCCCCGCCGGGCCAGGACAGGAAGTACTTGTAGCGCTGGCCGTGCGCCGCGCCGGGCACGAAGCATTCCCACACGCCCGAGCTGTCGGCCCGCAGGCTCATGGGCGCGGCGGACCGGTCCCAGCCATTGAAATCCCCGACCACTGAGACGAAGGCGGCGTTGGGCGCCCAGACCACGAACCGCGTGCCGGCCGAGTCCGGCCCCAGGGATTCCGGGTGGGCCCCGAAATGCTCGTAAAGCCGGGTGTGCCGGCCCTGCTTGAAGAGATATATGTCCAAATCGCCGAGACTGCGCCGTGCATCCATAGAACACCTCCGGATATTCGAGATTTCACGATAGGAAAGAGACAGGCGCATTGGCAAGGAAAGAAGCTTTTCGACGCCAAAAAGGCGAAAAAAAAAGCGCGGTCGACGCCGCGCTTCCAGTCACCGACCGCAGGATCGATCCTAGTGGTGGTGTTCGTTCATGCCTTCCTTGATGCGGTACAGCGCGGCGATGACGATGGCCGCGAGGTACGTGAAAATTCCGATGACTCCGATGAAGCCCTGCACCGTGCTGTGCATCATGTTCCCGAAAAGCTCTCCCAGCATGACATCCTCCTCGTAACGTGTCCCGGCAAGTCGTATGTGGAACTTTTCACAACCATATCTTGACCGAAAAAGTCAAGGAAAAAGGGCGGTGCGGCCATCCCGGACCCGGCCGGAAGGCCACGTCATCCTCACGCCGAAACCACTTCCTCGAAGAAGGTGTCGCGCTCGACCGGGGTGAAACCCGTGGCCGCGATGGTTTCCACCAGTTCGGAGACCGTCATGCCCTTGGGCGTGTCCGCCCCGGCGGCGTGGCCGATCTTCTCCTCCACGATGGTCCCGTCGAAATCGTCGGCCCCGGCCCACAGGGCCATCTGGGCGGCCTTGATGCCGGCGAAGGCCCAGTAGGCCTTAATGTGCGGGATGTTGTCCAGGAACAGGCGCGCCACGGAGATGGTGCGCAGGTACTCCTCGCCCGTGGGGCCGGGCACGCCCAGGGCGTTGTTGCGCGACTGGTAGGCCAGGGGGATGAAGACGATGAAGCCAGGCTTCTCGTCCTCCAGGGCGCGCAGGCGCTCCATGTGGTAGATGCGGTCCTCCCAGGACTCGATGTGCCCGAAGAGCATGGTCGAGTTGGTCTTCATGCCCATGTCGTGGGCCAGGCCGTGGATATGCAGCCAGCGGTCCGCCGTGACTTTTTCCGGACAGAGCTTCTCGCGCATGGCCGGCGAGAAGACCTCGGCGCCGCCGCCGGGCAGGGCGTCCAGGCCGACGGCCTTCATCTCCCGCAGCACAGTGGCCTCGTCGGTGCCCAAGGTGTCGGCGAAATGCGCCACCTCCACGGCGGTGAAGGCCTTGACCACGGCGTTCGGCCGCACTTCCTTGCACAGGGCCAGCAGGTCCAGATAATATTGATAAGGCAGGTCGGGGTTGAGGCCGCCGGTGATGTGGATCTCGCGGATGGGCTCGTCGATGCGGTCCATGAGGCGCTTCCTGGCCTCTTCCAGGGAGTAGGTATACCCGCCCTCCTCCCCCGCCTTCTTGAAGAAGGCGCAGAAGCGGCACTGGTTGCGGCACACGTTGGTGTAGTTCAGGTGCTGGTTGTAGACGTAGTAGGCCCGGTCACCGTGCCTGGCCCTGCGCTGGCGCAAGGCCGCCTCGCCCAACTCGTGGACAGATGCCTTGAGCCCGAGTTCCAGGGCGAACTGCGCGTCGATGCGCTCGCCGGGTTTCAATGTGGCCAGCCGCTTTCTGGCGGCGCTGTCGAGTCCGCTTTCCATCATAGTCTCATCCCCCAAAAAAATGAGGCCGCACCCGTTCGGATGCAGCCTCGTGTCATGTTCGTTCCGGCGCGAAGCTGCCGTTACGCTTATTCTTCTTCCGTCTCGGCGTCGGCGTTCTCTTCCATCTTCTGACGGATCATGTCGCCCAGGTTGCTGCCGGTCATGGTGCCGCTCTGGGTGGTACGGAACTCGCCGCCACCGGGGCGCTTGCGCTCGTCCTGCTGCTTCAGGGACAGGCCCAGACGGCGCTCGTCGGCGCTGACGTGGATGACCTTGGCCTCGATGGCGTCGCCCTCGTTGAAGGCTTCCTTGGGGCTCTTGATCTTCTTCTTGCTCATCTCGCTGACGTGGACCAGGCCCTCGATGCCTTCCTCGACCTCAACGAACAGACCGAAGTCCGTGATGTTCGTGATGGTTCCGGTCAGCAGGGTGCCCACGGGGTAGCGGTTGGGCACGTCCAGCCACGGATCATCGGCCAGCTGCTTGATGCCCAGGGTGAACTTCTCGTTCTCCTTGTCCACGGTCAGAACCTTGGCGCGGACAACGTCGCCCACCTTGTAGAGCTCGTTGGGGTGGCGGATCTTCTTGGTCCAGGACAGGTCGGACACGTGGATCAGGCCGTCGATGCCGTCCTCGATGCCGATGAACAGGCCGAACTCGGTGATGTTCTTGACGCTGGCCTCAAGGATGGTGCCCTCGGGGTACTTCTCGGCCACCAGGTCCCACGGGTTCGGGGCGACCTGCTTCATGCCGAGGGAAATGCGCTTGCGGTCCACATCCACACCCAGGATGACGACATCCACCTCGTCGCCGGGGCGGACCATCTGGGAGGGGTGGCGCAGCTTGCGGGTCCAGGACATCTCGGAGATGTGCACCAGGCCTTCGACGCCGGGCTCCAGTTCCACGAACGCACCGTAGTCCACCAGGTTGGTGACCTTGCCGGACAGCTTGTGGCCCTCGGGGTACTTTTCGGAGATGTTGGACCAGGGGTCCTGCACCAGCTGCTTCAGGCCCAGGGAGACCTTCTTGTCGTTCTTGTCGAAGGACAGGACCTTCAGGGTCAGTTCGTCGCCCAGCTGGACCATTTCCTTGGGGTGCTTGATGCGCTTCCAGGACATGTCGGTAATGTGCAGCAGGCCGTCGAGGCCGCCGAGGTCGATGAACACGCCGTATTCGGTGATGTTCTTGACCACGCCCTTGACGGTCTGGCCCTCTTCGAGGGTGGTCAGCAACTCGCCGCGCTTGCGGTCGCGGTCTTCCTCAAGCAGCACGCGGCGGGAGACGATGACGTTGCTACGGCGGCGGTTGATCTTCAGCACGCGGAATTCGAAATCCTGGTTGACCAGGGCGTCCATGTCCGGAACGGGACGCAGATCGACATGGGAACCGGGCAGGAAGGCCTCGATGCCCTTGATTTCAACGACATATCCACCCTTGATGCGGCGGACGATGCGGCCGACCACGACATCGCCGGTCTCCAGGAGCTTCTCCAGCTCGTCCAGGACCTGCATGCGCTTGGCCTTTTCACGGGAAAGAACGATGGAGCCTTCGCGCTCGTTCTTGCGGACGACATATACGTCTACGGTGTCGCCGACTTTGACCGCCACCTGGCCGTTTTCCATGAATTCCTCGATCGGAATCTGGCCTTCGGACTTGAAGTTGACGTCCACGAGAATGTAGGTTTCGTCGATCTTTACGACTTCACCGGAAACGATCACGCCTTCTTCGATGTCGCCGAAGTCGGAGTTGAGATAGTTCTCGAGTTGGGACTCGAAATCCATCTCCATATCGAAATCGTTCATGGACTCGGTCGTGGTTTGAGTGTTGTTCATGTGTTTACCCCCTAACGAAAATAAATTTGGGCAGTCCTAGCAGAGTGACCCTACCTTGACAACCAGAATAATCTGCGGGAAAAAATAAGGTCTGGCGCTTTGCCCTTTTGCATGCACGAACCTTTTCCTCATTTGATTCCGAAATATTACGGATGAAACACTCAGGCCAGGGCGACGAGGTCGTAGGTCTTGGTCTCCTCGATCACGGCCCTGACCATGCGGCCCGGCCGTACATTCTCCCCGCTGACGTAGGTAATTCCGTCCACCTCCGGGGCCTGGAACCAGGTCCTGCCTTCATAAAGGCCGGGCCACTCCTCATGGGGCCTGTCCACCAGCACCTCGAGTTCCGCGCCTTCGAATTCCGCCAGCAGTTCTTCGCTGATTTCGGCCTGCAGGGTCATGATGCGGTCGCGCCGCTCCTCCTTGACCGCGTCGGGCAACTGGTCCGGCAGCACCGCGGCCTCGGAGCCGTCCTCGGGGTAGTAGGGGAAGACGCCCAGGTGCATGAAGCGGGCATCGCGCACGAAGGCCTCAAGGGC is drawn from Desulfomicrobium escambiense DSM 10707 and contains these coding sequences:
- a CDS encoding PAS domain-containing protein, translating into MNGSCFEDANLLNVCRESIDYQGIVRHINDGVLILREGNIVFTNGAFCEIIGTDFTGLMGKPLADLVIPEDRDRVARHCVDKLYTPELPNRIEFSISRPGEDATVEMKLTVIDCGGAPAILAAITDITERRRTRIELQRVKDRLESILHAMNDVVVSLSPTDHSILAINPAAEALYGIPRRAFNAGATQLMHFVHPEDRAQVRNFYNSMEDDEFGEMQYRIISTNGRIKWVHDEAHLVYCTARSVRRIDHVIRDITDQKEALDALKRSEEKYRDFFQGTKDMAYSVTPEGNFLDINDAGVQMLGFACREEALAANLKDFYEDLSERAGLLAQINEQGFVADRHVRFRLKDGRAVEVAITARAKTDDSGYLVSYEGIVHNITQAMEDQRNRVLRNAAGGMCHYLNTHLMHIVNAKEGILEEIESLETVARDTLSEGTAQTWEGACAALRAYCQGLEQAYTKITAVTKAFNSAFLTYREEAYLDRAILDIFNSCLGDPLECATPPETKPDAGGGS
- the cls gene encoding cardiolipin synthase translates to MAGRTLDECGEHMAVLNWIGLALLAVLALGAAGHALLNKSDSRSALGWVGVCLTFPLAGPILYILFGVNRVRRSASRMRREIDALAGERHSPSALSCAVVNPTVLFRSFQRLERVGRNVLETELTGGNCVEPLVNGDEAYPLMLQAIETSEQSVYLTTYILDTDATGRAFIDALARAAARGVEVRVLIDGVGEKYSWPLASRLLRQKGVATALFIPPALIPPNLHMNMRNHRKILVVDGILAFTGGMNISQKHVLGSKPLWPVTDVHFIVRGPVVSQLQDTFVDDWLFTTRERIHPPVLATEPAGDCLCRTVIDGPNLHEDNLKTLITGIVSAAEFSIKIMTPYFLPPGTFLSSLQSARLRGVNVEVILPARNNLPFVHWATNHILEELLRSGIKVSFQPAPFCHTKLMLVDDCYVHLGSANMDNRSLRLNFELTLEVLDRHLTERLTRHFDAVMAASRPVTRQELQGRPLPARLRDAFFWLFSPYL
- a CDS encoding TusE/DsrC/DsvC family sulfur relay protein, which translates into the protein MATIEFQGKSFEIDEDGFLLKFEDWSPEWVEYVKDSEGIAEITEAHQQILDFLQDYYKKNGIAPMVRILSKSTGYKLKQIYELFPSGPGKGACKMAGLPKPTGCV
- the malQ gene encoding 4-alpha-glucanotransferase; the encoded protein is MNAQRRCGVLMHVTSLPCRHGLGDFGPQAHAFVDFLADAGQSLWQMLPLTPINAGAGNSPYSSYSAFAGNTLFISPDMLVRQGLLRQAELDREPSFPTGRVDYAVAASWRSRLLEHVFDNVFPRLRSDAVFERFCRAEAFWLDDYCLFTALKREHGGAPWYRWGEGLRLRRPADLERARQRLGYDILRERYLQFLFSLHWRNLHEYAASRGVAIIGDTPIYVSLDSCDVWSHRELFELDDQGLPVFCAGAPPDYFSETGQMWGNPIYAWERHEKDGFGWWRSRLAHESRRFDMVRLDHFRGFCGFWQVPACEPTAENGLWIPGPGRRLFTELVGSIPGLSLLAEDLGVITADVTELMDEFGFPGMKILQFAFSPDMGKNAYIPHNVVSNCAVYTGTHDNNTSRGWFARELDEAGRARLSAYAGREVREDQAADVLIRMALGSVARLCVIPMQDYLGLGEEGRMNMPGVAGGNWGWRAEDGAMTASLASRMRRLADIYGRIPD
- the glgB gene encoding 1,4-alpha-glucan branching protein GlgB; protein product: MDARRSLGDLDIYLFKQGRHTRLYEHFGAHPESLGPDSAGTRFVVWAPNAAFVSVVGDFNGWDRSAAPMSLRADSSGVWECFVPGAAHGQRYKYFLSWPGGEAERADPFALFSEEPPATASVIWDLQYEWGDGEWMAARWRQNSLDGPWSVYEVHLGSWRRDEHGNFMNYRRMAHELADYVRDAGFTHVEIMPVAEHPFYGSWGYQSTGYFAPTSRYGCPQDFRYLVDHLHRQGIGVILDWVPGHFPMDAHGLANFDGTALFEHADPRQGFHPEWKSAIFNYDRYEVAGFLICNAMYWVREFHLDGLRVDGVASMLYLDYSREHGEWIPNRHGGRENLGAIELLRELNKAVYEEFPDVQTIAEESTSWPMVSKPVYLGGLGFGLKWNMGWMNDSLAYMELDPIYRKFHHNLLTFALWYAYAENFVLPLSHDEVVYGKKSLISKMPGDYWQQMAGLRTLFGYMYGLPGKKLLFMGAEFGQWGEWNHDQALDWDLLRFPAHDGIRAWVRDLNRLYRECPALHELDFDPTGFAWENCHDSDQSVLSFFRRDRSGRSVLVVCNFTPVPRENYAVGVGVDGPWREALNSDSELYGGSGMGNMGRVRAEPIPVHGLPYSLNLVLPPLGVLYLLPEGGGA
- the mqnE gene encoding aminofutalosine synthase MqnE, whose protein sequence is MMESGLDSAARKRLATLKPGERIDAQFALELGLKASVHELGEAALRQRRARHGDRAYYVYNQHLNYTNVCRNQCRFCAFFKKAGEEGGYTYSLEEARKRLMDRIDEPIREIHITGGLNPDLPYQYYLDLLALCKEVRPNAVVKAFTAVEVAHFADTLGTDEATVLREMKAVGLDALPGGGAEVFSPAMREKLCPEKVTADRWLHIHGLAHDMGMKTNSTMLFGHIESWEDRIYHMERLRALEDEKPGFIVFIPLAYQSRNNALGVPGPTGEEYLRTISVARLFLDNIPHIKAYWAFAGIKAAQMALWAGADDFDGTIVEEKIGHAAGADTPKGMTVSELVETIAATGFTPVERDTFFEEVVSA
- a CDS encoding 30S ribosomal protein S1; translated protein: MNNTQTTTESMNDFDMEMDFESQLENYLNSDFGDIEEGVIVSGEVVKIDETYILVDVNFKSEGQIPIEEFMENGQVAVKVGDTVDVYVVRKNEREGSIVLSREKAKRMQVLDELEKLLETGDVVVGRIVRRIKGGYVVEIKGIEAFLPGSHVDLRPVPDMDALVNQDFEFRVLKINRRRSNVIVSRRVLLEEDRDRKRGELLTTLEEGQTVKGVVKNITEYGVFIDLGGLDGLLHITDMSWKRIKHPKEMVQLGDELTLKVLSFDKNDKKVSLGLKQLVQDPWSNISEKYPEGHKLSGKVTNLVDYGAFVELEPGVEGLVHISEMSWTRKLRHPSQMVRPGDEVDVVILGVDVDRKRISLGMKQVAPNPWDLVAEKYPEGTILEASVKNITEFGLFIGIEDGIDGLIHVSDLSWTKKIRHPNELYKVGDVVRAKVLTVDKENEKFTLGIKQLADDPWLDVPNRYPVGTLLTGTITNITDFGLFVEVEEGIEGLVHVSEMSKKKIKSPKEAFNEGDAIEAKVIHVSADERRLGLSLKQQDERKRPGGGEFRTTQSGTMTGSNLGDMIRQKMEENADAETEEE